The Hymenobacter oligotrophus genome has a window encoding:
- a CDS encoding TonB-dependent receptor plug domain-containing protein, whose product MPRLLPACVLFLGAATAQAQQPDSLLSRSNSVVLLVTDSTAVIPAFVTVQPLLGRVAGVQVTPYSGAPGANAVVRVRGASGVANNPQPLYLLDGVPVFESTGFVPAYNLGPNMPNFTNWGLNPLLSLPASDIESVTVLKGALETARYGAQGQHGVISIRTRRGQAGGPRLRYTGYAGVQQARTRYDLLTARQYAELGNEALQNESRPPWYTPAEVAALGAGTDWQQELLRTAATHEHQLSLSGGLPTVRYYAAASYKGQQGILRNSHLQNFTGRANVEYQLSSKLTLETRLSGSHTTAAQSTEELPEFMLLALPTEKPYGADGELAKPMYYIDNPLRISLLHQVRPEQRQLLALLRLRYAWGKHATVAALVQGEQQRYNRSEDVRAALTTAP is encoded by the coding sequence ATGCCCCGACTTTTACCCGCGTGTGTGTTATTCCTAGGTGCTGCTACTGCACAGGCGCAACAGCCCGATTCGCTGCTTAGCCGCAGCAATTCGGTAGTTCTTCTTGTAACAGATTCTACTGCGGTTATTCCGGCTTTCGTTACCGTTCAGCCTCTGCTCGGCCGGGTGGCGGGCGTGCAGGTAACGCCCTACTCCGGCGCACCCGGCGCCAACGCGGTAGTGCGCGTTCGGGGCGCTTCGGGCGTGGCCAACAACCCGCAGCCTCTGTACTTGCTCGATGGGGTTCCGGTGTTCGAAAGCACGGGCTTTGTGCCGGCTTACAATTTGGGCCCAAACATGCCAAATTTTACAAACTGGGGGCTGAACCCGCTCCTCAGCTTGCCGGCCTCCGACATCGAATCCGTTACGGTGCTGAAAGGAGCACTTGAAACCGCCCGCTACGGGGCGCAGGGCCAGCACGGAGTAATAAGCATCCGAACCCGGCGCGGCCAAGCCGGCGGTCCGCGGTTGCGCTACACGGGTTACGCTGGCGTGCAACAGGCCCGCACCCGTTACGATTTGCTCACGGCCCGGCAATACGCCGAACTCGGCAACGAAGCCCTGCAGAATGAGTCGCGGCCGCCTTGGTACACCCCGGCCGAAGTAGCAGCCCTAGGTGCCGGTACCGATTGGCAGCAGGAGCTGCTACGTACGGCCGCTACGCACGAGCATCAGCTTAGCCTAAGCGGCGGCCTGCCCACGGTGCGCTACTACGCGGCCGCCAGCTACAAAGGGCAGCAGGGCATTTTGCGCAACTCGCACCTGCAAAACTTTACAGGCCGCGCCAATGTGGAGTACCAGCTGAGCAGCAAGCTGACGCTGGAAACGCGCCTGAGCGGCAGCCACACCACAGCAGCTCAATCTACCGAAGAGCTACCTGAGTTCATGCTTCTGGCGCTGCCCACCGAGAAACCATACGGAGCCGATGGCGAGCTTGCCAAGCCGATGTACTACATCGACAACCCGCTGCGTATTAGCCTGCTGCACCAAGTGCGCCCCGAGCAACGGCAGCTACTCGCACTCTTGCGTTTGCGCTACGCCTGGGGCAAGCATGCCACGGTGGCAGCGCTGGTGCAGGGCGAGCAGCAACGGTACAACCGCTCGGAGGATGTGCGTGCTGCCTTGACTACAGCACCGTAA
- a CDS encoding peptidoglycan D,D-transpeptidase FtsI family protein has protein sequence MSLLTILLAVMAGAFAEPASAAGRPLPDTTHTGYTRRRVVLPERPQRGRILDRHDSVLVATRSQYLLRLPRRPPIDSLALSQLLGWNMGTLRRRVADALPYPGARAGYPVELRLTAAEAARVRKQQRAWPELALTDRRRRTYTTAVGAPVLGYASAEAEAFLTQAQRARRGRFYRLRNGGVEAYYNGLLAGHVGVQHPLVDSLGQPHGRWAPDTAFQPGQDLHLSLDVKLQAYAEQLLGKRKGYLVALDPRTGEVLAYVSAPTYRPATLTAPDQAGVRAKLLQHEKMPLLNRPATQANPPGSVFKLVNAAVALQLGAISPATGFRCDQTLVRCVHRHPVPKDLTTGLKYSCNPYFYRVLERLITRVPDSLAADSATLIRHANLAQWRRYARSFGLDSVLGVDLPREAPGFLPTATYYDKARGTRNWSYRSVYSLSIGQGEINLTGLQMANLAAIIANRGWYYPPHLVRSIGTDGPLPRFAERQRTLVDSVHFAALVPGMVAVLQPGGTAETSSLGDVGITVAGKTGTVENDEGDDHAAFIGFAPADNPKIAVAVYLENAGFGATAAAPCGVLVIEKYLRGSIAPRRKRLEQRAQHRGRRGY, from the coding sequence ATGAGTTTGTTGACCATACTGCTGGCCGTCATGGCCGGCGCTTTCGCCGAGCCTGCCTCTGCTGCCGGCCGGCCGCTGCCCGACACTACCCACACTGGGTATACTCGCCGCCGCGTTGTGTTGCCCGAACGGCCGCAGCGCGGCCGCATCTTGGACCGCCACGATTCGGTGCTGGTGGCCACCCGTTCTCAATACTTGTTGCGGCTGCCCCGCCGTCCGCCGATCGACTCCCTAGCCTTGAGCCAGCTACTAGGCTGGAACATGGGCACCTTGCGCCGCCGCGTGGCCGACGCACTGCCTTACCCCGGTGCCCGTGCGGGGTATCCTGTGGAGCTTCGCCTAACGGCGGCAGAAGCAGCACGGGTACGCAAGCAGCAACGCGCTTGGCCCGAGCTAGCCCTTACCGACCGGCGTCGACGCACCTATACGACAGCCGTTGGCGCCCCGGTACTGGGGTATGCAAGTGCCGAAGCAGAAGCGTTCTTGACTCAGGCGCAACGCGCCCGCCGCGGACGTTTCTACCGCCTGCGCAACGGGGGTGTCGAGGCCTATTACAACGGCCTGCTCGCCGGGCACGTGGGCGTACAGCACCCGTTGGTGGATTCGCTGGGCCAGCCGCACGGCCGGTGGGCCCCCGACACGGCGTTCCAACCGGGCCAGGACTTGCACCTGAGCCTGGACGTGAAACTGCAAGCCTACGCCGAACAGCTGCTGGGCAAGCGCAAGGGCTACCTCGTAGCCCTGGATCCGCGCACCGGAGAAGTTTTGGCCTACGTATCGGCGCCCACTTACCGACCGGCCACACTTACCGCACCAGACCAGGCCGGCGTGCGCGCCAAGCTGCTGCAGCACGAAAAGATGCCGTTGCTAAACCGGCCAGCCACGCAAGCTAACCCTCCCGGCTCGGTATTTAAGCTCGTCAACGCGGCGGTGGCCTTGCAGCTGGGCGCCATTAGTCCCGCTACCGGATTTCGCTGCGACCAGACGCTGGTCCGCTGCGTGCACCGCCACCCCGTGCCTAAGGACCTGACCACCGGGCTCAAGTACAGCTGCAATCCGTATTTCTACCGCGTGCTGGAGCGCCTCATCACCCGCGTGCCCGACAGCCTCGCGGCCGACTCGGCGACGCTCATCCGCCACGCCAACCTGGCCCAGTGGCGCCGCTACGCCCGCTCCTTCGGGCTCGACTCGGTATTGGGTGTCGACCTGCCGCGCGAAGCGCCGGGCTTTCTGCCCACCGCGACTTATTACGACAAGGCCCGGGGCACCCGCAACTGGTCGTACCGGTCCGTATACTCGCTCAGCATCGGGCAGGGCGAGATTAACCTGACCGGGTTGCAAATGGCCAACCTGGCGGCCATCATTGCCAACCGCGGATGGTACTATCCGCCCCACTTAGTGCGCAGCATCGGGACCGACGGGCCGCTGCCGCGCTTTGCCGAGCGCCAACGCACCCTCGTCGACAGCGTGCATTTCGCGGCGCTAGTGCCGGGCATGGTTGCGGTGCTGCAGCCCGGCGGCACGGCCGAAACCTCTAGCCTGGGCGACGTGGGCATTACGGTGGCGGGCAAAACCGGCACCGTGGAAAACGACGAGGGCGACGACCACGCGGCCTTTATCGGCTTCGCCCCAGCCGATAACCCGAAAATAGCCGTGGCCGTGTACTTGGAAAACGCCGGCTTCGGGGCCACTGCCGCCGCGCCTTGCGGAGTCCTGGTGATCGAGAAGTACCTACGCGGCTCCATCGCGCCGCGGCGCAAGCGCCTGGAACAACGGGCCCAACACCGGGGCCGGCGCGGCTATTAG
- a CDS encoding QcrA and Rieske domain-containing protein, whose product MSTLLRFCLPASLLLAAGLAACSSNTAAEPGIPSAVVSEQLNLSNQQYAALRFDNGYVYLGGGVRGIVVVRQNAQQYLAFERNCPYEPYNACAKVSVDKSGFFMADSCCGSRFDMRGQVTSGPARRPLRQYSTALSGNLLYVTN is encoded by the coding sequence ATGAGCACTCTTTTGCGTTTCTGCTTGCCTGCCTCGCTGCTGCTAGCCGCAGGGCTGGCCGCGTGTTCCTCCAATACCGCTGCCGAACCCGGCATACCGTCGGCCGTGGTAAGCGAGCAGCTCAACCTCAGCAACCAACAATACGCAGCCCTGCGCTTCGACAACGGCTATGTGTACCTAGGCGGTGGTGTGCGGGGCATTGTGGTGGTGCGCCAAAACGCGCAGCAGTACCTTGCCTTCGAACGCAACTGCCCCTACGAGCCCTACAACGCCTGCGCCAAGGTCAGCGTCGATAAGTCCGGCTTCTTCATGGCCGACTCCTGCTGCGGCTCCCGTTTCGATATGCGCGGGCAAGTTACCAGCGGCCCGGCCCGCCGACCGCTGCGCCAATACAGCACGGCGCTATCGGGCAACTTGCTGTACGTCACCAACTAA
- the pheS gene encoding phenylalanine--tRNA ligase subunit alpha: MQDTIQQLREEIEGYDVSTAQQLDQFRIAYTGRKGRLADLFDQLKTVAAEDRRAVGQQLNQLKQLAQEKFDQRRQQLEDEAASQPADPGYDYTLPPVPGALGTRHPLSLVRDEIVRIFSRIGFNVAEGPEIEDDWHNFSALNFAENHPAREMQDTFFVPAAGEEEQNRLLRTHTSTVQVRLMQSQKPPIRSIMPGRVYRNEAISARAHMVFHQIEGLYIDENVSFADLKQTIYYFAQEFYGKDVKMRMRPSYFPFTEPSTEIDISCLICKGPGCNICKYTGWVEIMGAGMVDPNVLRNCGIDPERYSGFAFGMGLERPTMLKYQIKDLRLFTQNDMRFLRQFEAIH, from the coding sequence ATGCAGGACACGATTCAACAGCTTCGGGAGGAAATAGAGGGCTACGACGTTTCGACGGCGCAGCAGCTCGATCAGTTTCGCATTGCCTACACCGGCCGCAAAGGCCGCCTGGCCGACCTGTTCGACCAGCTCAAGACGGTAGCGGCCGAAGACCGCCGCGCCGTGGGCCAGCAGCTCAATCAGCTGAAGCAACTAGCGCAAGAGAAATTCGACCAGCGCCGCCAGCAGCTCGAAGACGAAGCCGCCAGCCAACCCGCCGACCCGGGCTACGATTACACCCTGCCGCCCGTGCCGGGTGCCCTAGGTACGCGCCACCCCCTGAGCCTGGTGCGCGACGAAATCGTGCGCATCTTCTCGCGCATCGGCTTCAACGTGGCCGAAGGTCCTGAAATAGAAGACGATTGGCACAACTTCTCGGCTCTCAATTTTGCCGAAAACCACCCGGCCCGCGAAATGCAGGACACGTTCTTCGTGCCCGCAGCCGGCGAAGAAGAGCAGAACCGCCTGCTGCGCACGCACACCAGCACCGTGCAGGTGCGCCTGATGCAAAGCCAAAAGCCGCCCATCCGCAGCATTATGCCGGGCCGTGTGTACCGCAACGAGGCCATTTCGGCCCGGGCACACATGGTGTTTCATCAAATCGAGGGCTTGTACATCGACGAAAACGTGAGCTTCGCCGACCTCAAGCAAACCATTTACTACTTCGCGCAGGAGTTCTACGGCAAGGACGTGAAGATGCGGATGCGCCCCTCGTACTTCCCCTTCACCGAGCCCAGCACCGAGATTGACATTTCGTGCCTGATTTGCAAAGGCCCGGGCTGCAACATCTGCAAATACACCGGCTGGGTGGAGATTATGGGCGCCGGCATGGTCGATCCGAACGTGCTGCGCAACTGCGGCATCGACCCCGAGCGCTACTCCGGCTTTGCCTTTGGTATGGGTTTGGAGCGTCCCACCATGCTCAAGTACCAGATCAAAGACCTGCGCCTGTTCACGCAAAACGACATGCGTTTCCTGCGTCAGTTTGAGGCTATTCACTAA
- a CDS encoding alpha-ketoacid dehydrogenase subunit alpha/beta, producing MTFDRKDYSNDELLRLYEGLLKPRMIEEKMLILLRQGKVSKWFSGIGQEAISVGSTLALHPDEYILPLHRNLGVFTCRQLPLDRLFAQWQGKKTGFTKGRDRSFHFGTNEHHIVGMISHLGPQLAVADGIALASVLDNEGKVTVVYSGDGGASEGDFHEGLNVAAVWQLPVIFIVENNGYGLSTPSNEQFRHGYFINKGPAYGIEAVQVDGNNVLEVYDTVRRLAEDLRQNPRPVLLEALTFRMRGHEEASGTKYVPQELFEEWGQKDPVENFERYLLEQGVLDEEAKQRYRRTIKDEIDEAWRVVFDTPEVTADTAEEVADMYRPFAAPDQAPALGAPTTEKRYVDAISDGLRQSMERYPELVLMGQDIAEYGGVFKVTDGFVQQFGKGRVRNTPLCESAIVGAGLGLSIRGKKAMVEMQFADFVTCGFNQIVNNLAKSHYRWGQNADVVVRMPTGAGSAAGPFHSQSNEAWFVHTPGLKVVYPSTPSDAKGLLAAAIEDPNPVIFFEHKLLYRSVSEPVPDEYYTVPIGKARLAREGADLSIITYGLGVHWATKLANEMQLDCDILDLRSLLPWDEDAVRATVEKTGRVIILHEDTLTGGIGGEIAAWIAEHCFTSLDAPVQRVASLDTAIPFAPALEQNFLAESRLRQCLEKLLAY from the coding sequence ATGACATTCGACCGCAAAGACTACTCGAACGACGAGCTGCTCCGCCTGTACGAAGGCTTGCTGAAGCCCCGCATGATCGAAGAGAAAATGCTTATTCTGCTGCGCCAAGGCAAAGTAAGCAAGTGGTTTTCGGGCATTGGGCAAGAGGCCATTTCGGTGGGTAGCACCCTGGCCCTGCACCCCGACGAGTACATTTTGCCGCTGCACCGCAACCTGGGCGTGTTTACGTGCCGCCAGCTGCCGCTCGATCGGCTGTTTGCGCAGTGGCAAGGCAAGAAAACAGGCTTCACGAAGGGCCGCGACCGGTCGTTCCACTTCGGCACCAACGAGCACCACATCGTGGGCATGATTTCGCACCTAGGGCCGCAGCTGGCCGTGGCCGATGGCATTGCCCTGGCCTCAGTGCTCGATAACGAAGGCAAGGTAACGGTGGTGTACTCCGGCGACGGCGGCGCTTCCGAGGGCGACTTCCACGAGGGCCTGAACGTAGCCGCCGTGTGGCAATTGCCGGTCATCTTCATCGTCGAAAACAACGGCTACGGCCTCAGCACGCCCAGCAACGAGCAGTTTCGCCACGGCTACTTCATCAACAAGGGCCCGGCCTACGGAATTGAGGCCGTGCAGGTAGATGGCAACAACGTGCTGGAGGTGTACGATACCGTGCGCCGCTTGGCCGAAGACCTGCGCCAGAACCCGCGCCCCGTGCTGCTGGAGGCGCTTACCTTCCGGATGCGCGGCCACGAAGAAGCCTCGGGCACCAAGTACGTGCCGCAGGAGCTGTTTGAGGAATGGGGCCAGAAAGACCCGGTGGAAAACTTTGAGCGCTACTTGCTGGAGCAAGGCGTGCTCGACGAAGAAGCCAAGCAGCGCTACCGCCGCACCATTAAAGACGAAATTGACGAGGCGTGGCGTGTGGTGTTCGACACGCCCGAAGTAACCGCCGACACCGCCGAGGAAGTGGCCGATATGTACCGACCCTTCGCGGCACCCGACCAGGCGCCGGCCCTAGGTGCGCCCACTACCGAAAAGCGCTACGTGGATGCCATTTCCGATGGCCTGCGCCAAAGCATGGAGCGCTACCCCGAGTTGGTGCTTATGGGCCAGGACATTGCCGAGTACGGCGGCGTGTTTAAAGTCACCGACGGCTTTGTGCAGCAGTTCGGCAAAGGCCGCGTGCGCAACACGCCCTTGTGCGAATCGGCCATTGTGGGCGCGGGCCTGGGGCTGAGCATCCGGGGCAAGAAGGCCATGGTAGAAATGCAGTTTGCCGATTTCGTAACCTGCGGCTTCAACCAAATTGTAAACAACCTCGCCAAAAGCCATTACCGCTGGGGCCAGAACGCCGACGTGGTGGTGCGCATGCCCACCGGCGCCGGTTCGGCCGCCGGCCCATTTCACTCGCAGTCGAACGAGGCGTGGTTTGTGCACACGCCGGGCCTAAAGGTGGTGTACCCCAGCACGCCCTCCGACGCCAAGGGCCTGCTCGCGGCCGCCATCGAAGACCCCAACCCGGTTATTTTCTTTGAACACAAGCTGCTGTACCGCTCGGTAAGCGAGCCGGTGCCCGATGAGTACTACACCGTGCCCATTGGCAAGGCCCGCCTGGCGCGCGAAGGTGCCGACCTAAGCATCATCACCTACGGCCTAGGTGTGCACTGGGCAACCAAGCTGGCCAACGAGATGCAGCTGGATTGCGACATCCTGGACCTGCGCAGCCTGCTGCCTTGGGACGAAGATGCCGTGCGTGCTACCGTCGAGAAAACCGGCCGCGTCATCATCCTGCACGAAGACACGCTCACCGGCGGCATCGGCGGCGAAATTGCCGCCTGGATTGCCGAACACTGCTTCACCTCGCTGGATGCTCCCGTGCAACGCGTCGCATCCCTTGACACGGCCATTCCGTTTGCGCCCGCGCTGGAGCAAAATTTCCTGGCCGAAAGCCGCCTGCGCCAGTGTCTCGAAAAGCTGCTTGCCTACTAA
- the ytxJ gene encoding bacillithiol system redox-active protein YtxJ: MQWHQLTQPEQLDDIVRESAEHPVVIFKHSTSCSISAMAKSRLERQWADAGLGKVKPYYLDLLRFRPISNQIAEQFGIRHESPQLLLIRNGECRYDASHMSIQLGEVKKKLA, translated from the coding sequence ATGCAGTGGCATCAGCTTACCCAGCCCGAGCAGCTCGACGACATCGTGCGCGAATCGGCCGAACACCCCGTCGTCATTTTCAAGCACAGTACCAGCTGCTCCATTAGTGCCATGGCTAAAAGCCGGCTGGAGCGCCAGTGGGCCGATGCGGGCCTAGGGAAGGTAAAGCCTTACTACCTCGATCTGCTGCGCTTTCGGCCCATTTCCAATCAAATTGCCGAGCAGTTTGGCATCCGGCACGAGTCGCCGCAGCTGCTGCTGATCCGCAATGGCGAGTGCCGCTACGATGCTTCGCACATGAGCATTCAGCTAGGCGAGGTAAAGAAAAAGCTCGCCTAG
- a CDS encoding M16 family metallopeptidase: protein MIQFQEFTLDNGLRCIVHEDFTQPMAVLNVLYNVGSRDESPEHTGFAHLFEHLMFSGSVNIPSYDEPLQRVGGENNAFTSPDITNYYLTVPAQNIETGFWLESDRMLSLAFSENGLEVQRKVVVEEFKQNYLNQPYGDVWLKLRPLAYQHHPYQWATIGKEIGHIENATMQLVRDFFAKHYSPANAILVVAGAVSLDEVKRLTEKWFGPIPAGTRYERQLPKEPRQTEARLLTVEADVPLSALYKVYHMPSRAEDAYHAADLLSDVLGRGKSSRLYQRLVKERPLFNSISASVTGSLEPGLFVISGKLNEGVSLEEADAAVAEVVEELRQQPITAEELEKVKNQAEASIVFSEVELLNRAMNLAYYKLIGDANLVNEESARVQAITPTHVLEAAREILRPDNCSTLRYQARPAAAHKKIAEAETASA, encoded by the coding sequence ATGATACAATTCCAGGAATTTACCCTCGACAACGGCTTGCGCTGTATTGTGCACGAAGATTTCACGCAGCCCATGGCCGTGCTGAACGTGCTGTACAACGTGGGCTCGCGCGACGAAAGCCCCGAGCACACCGGTTTTGCGCACTTGTTCGAGCACCTGATGTTTTCGGGCTCCGTCAACATTCCGAGCTACGACGAGCCCTTGCAACGTGTGGGCGGCGAAAACAACGCCTTCACCTCGCCCGACATCACCAATTATTACCTCACGGTGCCGGCCCAAAACATTGAAACCGGTTTCTGGCTCGAATCGGACCGCATGTTGAGCCTGGCGTTTTCCGAAAACGGCTTGGAGGTGCAGCGCAAAGTGGTGGTGGAGGAATTCAAGCAGAACTACCTCAACCAGCCCTATGGCGACGTGTGGCTAAAACTACGCCCCTTGGCCTACCAGCACCACCCCTACCAGTGGGCTACCATTGGCAAGGAAATCGGGCACATCGAAAACGCCACCATGCAGTTGGTGCGCGACTTTTTTGCCAAGCACTACTCGCCCGCCAACGCTATTTTGGTGGTGGCCGGCGCCGTAAGCCTCGATGAGGTAAAACGATTGACCGAAAAATGGTTTGGGCCCATTCCGGCCGGCACGCGCTACGAGCGGCAGCTGCCCAAAGAGCCCCGTCAAACCGAAGCCCGCCTGCTTACCGTGGAGGCCGATGTGCCGCTGAGCGCCCTGTACAAAGTGTACCACATGCCCAGCCGTGCCGAAGACGCCTACCACGCCGCCGACCTGCTAAGCGACGTGTTGGGCCGAGGCAAGTCGTCGCGCCTGTACCAGCGTTTGGTTAAGGAGCGGCCGTTGTTCAACTCTATTTCGGCATCGGTAACGGGTTCTCTCGAGCCGGGTTTGTTTGTAATCAGCGGCAAACTTAACGAAGGCGTGAGCCTGGAAGAAGCCGACGCCGCCGTTGCGGAGGTTGTGGAGGAGCTGCGCCAGCAGCCGATAACAGCCGAAGAGCTGGAGAAAGTGAAAAACCAAGCCGAGGCCAGCATTGTCTTCAGCGAGGTGGAGCTGCTGAATCGCGCCATGAACCTAGCCTACTACAAGCTCATCGGCGACGCCAACCTGGTAAACGAGGAAAGCGCCCGCGTGCAGGCCATTACGCCAACCCACGTGCTGGAAGCCGCCCGCGAAATACTGCGCCCCGACAACTGCTCGACCTTGCGATACCAGGCCCGGCCGGCGGCAGCTCACAAAAAAATAGCCGAGGCTGAAACAGCCTCGGCTTAA
- a CDS encoding 3-hydroxyacyl-CoA dehydrogenase NAD-binding domain-containing protein, producing the protein MTSPAAFQIIAVVGAGTMGAGIAQLCLQAGYRTLLFDVSQNMLLRGQQAIEAGLGKLVEKGRMSAADHDAALGRLTLTHDLEKVQADIVIEAVVEKMSVKHQLFVDLAAINSTSTVLASNTSTFPITQLAAPVPHPERVVGMHFFNPAPLMPLVEIISGAATAPEVSERVRELAVALGKKPVLAADAPGFIVNRVARHYYVESLKALEEGVAPLETIDELLESAGFRMGPFKLMDLIGVDTNFAVTSSLYHAFHYDPKFRPSRIQQQKVDAGHHGRKSGRGFYQY; encoded by the coding sequence ATGACGTCTCCTGCTGCTTTCCAAATAATTGCCGTGGTGGGCGCCGGCACCATGGGCGCGGGCATTGCCCAGCTTTGCCTGCAAGCCGGCTACCGCACCTTGCTCTTCGATGTAAGCCAAAACATGCTGCTGCGGGGTCAGCAAGCCATTGAGGCGGGCCTGGGCAAGCTGGTGGAAAAAGGCCGCATGAGTGCCGCCGACCACGACGCGGCCCTAGGTCGCCTTACCCTCACCCACGACCTGGAAAAGGTGCAAGCCGATATCGTGATTGAGGCCGTGGTGGAGAAGATGAGCGTAAAGCACCAACTGTTCGTCGACCTGGCTGCCATCAACAGCACCAGCACCGTGTTGGCCTCCAACACCAGCACGTTTCCCATCACGCAGTTGGCCGCGCCCGTGCCCCACCCCGAGCGCGTAGTGGGCATGCACTTCTTCAACCCGGCTCCGCTAATGCCGCTGGTGGAGATTATTTCGGGCGCGGCTACCGCGCCGGAGGTAAGCGAGCGGGTGCGCGAGCTGGCCGTAGCCCTAGGTAAAAAACCGGTTTTGGCTGCCGATGCCCCCGGTTTTATCGTGAACCGCGTGGCCCGACACTACTATGTTGAGAGCCTAAAGGCCTTGGAGGAAGGCGTGGCGCCGCTCGAAACCATCGACGAGCTGCTGGAGTCGGCGGGCTTCCGCATGGGCCCATTTAAGCTGATGGACCTGATCGGCGTGGATACCAACTTTGCCGTAACCAGCTCGCTGTATCACGCCTTTCACTACGACCCCAAGTTCCGGCCCAGCCGCATACAGCAGCAAAAAGTGGATGCCGGCCACCACGGGCGCAAGTCGGGCCGCGGCTTTTACCAATACTAG
- a CDS encoding SusC/RagA family TonB-linked outer membrane protein, producing MHSVGTQAGYTYRNRYALEGSLRFDSGRVPHALPVSQSVVNPALQATWHAGNETFLATRGWLSQLDVWAGVGATSNLGRQYEQSYLRYSTPTANGYSDLRIINSSHTLQHDAGLRAAWRRWLTLEASVYQRRTTETPIKGLMSRNFPATEVTNQGLEASLSATWPGHKLTGRTTLAAAFQKNRFRVPENLLYRANEQQWLINGQPMSAFYGYRYLGPDAATGAPTYLSTANNSLAYEVLGSGLPRQLFNLTQEVAYGRWQLQLQADAMGGYQVYNQALHKLDSPDGFVFNGSRRMLMRWTPNNRSTDVPAANTSMLRTFSSYQLQPGDHARLTALILRYKAWSKAEREITVWAGGHNLLVLSRYRGFDPNVSSGGSAGTQAGLDLGAYPVPRTVVLGVQATL from the coding sequence TTGCACAGCGTAGGCACCCAAGCTGGCTACACCTACCGCAACCGCTATGCCCTCGAAGGCAGCCTCCGCTTCGACAGCGGCCGCGTGCCTCATGCCCTGCCTGTGTCGCAAAGCGTCGTCAACCCCGCACTCCAAGCCACCTGGCACGCGGGCAACGAAACGTTTTTGGCCACCCGTGGCTGGCTTTCCCAGCTCGATGTGTGGGCAGGCGTAGGCGCTACCTCTAACCTAGGCCGACAGTACGAACAAAGTTATTTACGCTATTCCACCCCTACGGCCAACGGCTACAGCGACTTGCGAATAATCAACTCAAGCCACACCCTACAGCACGACGCGGGCCTGCGTGCTGCGTGGCGGCGGTGGCTTACGCTCGAGGCAAGCGTGTACCAACGCCGCACTACCGAAACGCCGATCAAGGGCTTAATGAGTCGGAATTTTCCTGCTACGGAAGTAACCAACCAAGGACTTGAAGCCAGTTTGTCGGCTACTTGGCCGGGGCATAAACTCACAGGCCGCACCACGTTGGCAGCAGCCTTCCAAAAAAACCGTTTCAGGGTTCCCGAAAACCTACTCTACCGCGCCAACGAGCAGCAATGGCTAATCAATGGGCAGCCCATGTCCGCGTTTTACGGTTACCGTTACCTAGGGCCTGATGCCGCTACAGGTGCCCCAACCTACCTCAGCACCGCCAACAACTCGCTGGCCTACGAAGTGTTGGGCTCGGGTTTGCCTCGGCAATTGTTTAATCTGACCCAAGAGGTAGCTTACGGCCGTTGGCAGCTCCAACTGCAGGCCGACGCCATGGGCGGCTACCAAGTATATAACCAAGCCCTACACAAGCTCGACAGCCCCGACGGTTTTGTTTTCAACGGCAGCCGCCGCATGCTGATGCGTTGGACGCCCAACAACCGCAGCACCGATGTACCGGCGGCCAACACCAGCATGCTCCGCACCTTCAGCTCCTACCAATTGCAACCAGGCGACCACGCGCGCCTCACTGCGCTGATACTGCGTTACAAAGCCTGGAGCAAAGCCGAGCGGGAGATAACCGTATGGGCTGGGGGACACAACCTGCTCGTGCTTTCGCGGTACCGTGGCTTCGACCCCAACGTGAGCAGCGGAGGCTCGGCCGGTACGCAAGCCGGCCTAGACCTAGGCGCCTACCCCGTGCCGCGCACCGTCGTGCTGGGCGTGCAGGCTACGCTGTAA